A stretch of Carya illinoinensis cultivar Pawnee chromosome 14, C.illinoinensisPawnee_v1, whole genome shotgun sequence DNA encodes these proteins:
- the LOC122295073 gene encoding uncharacterized protein At1g08160-like → MQGDPSRPATGYPVPNGFPPPQPGVAYPYQAPPPQSYPYYNPQPYPYPSSSSTSFARRFLTAMIVVFFLIGVSILILWLVLRPRLPAFQVDSLSVSNFSSGSNYSSSITGLWNVGFSVYNPNKKMSISYEEVQSLLFYKSELISQTRIPPFKQGKRNQTVIDASFSATATYVHRWVVNDISGDRAGGSVSFSVIVDARVQFRAGGWRARNRLLRVLCEGLSVGISSNSSGSGTLVGGAKDCRVGL, encoded by the coding sequence ATGCAAGGAGATCCTTCGAGACCCGCAACCGGTTACCCAGTCCCCAACGGTTTCCCGCCGCCCCAACCCGGCGTTGCCTACCCTTACCAGGCACCACCGCCACAATCTTACCCTTACTACAATCCCCAGCCCTACCCCTAcccttcctcctcctcaaccaGCTTCGCCCGCCGCTTCCTCACCGCCATGATCGTCGTCTTTTTCCTCATTGGCGTCTCCATCCTCATCCTCTGGCTCGTCCTCCGCCCCCGTCTCCCCGCCTTCCAAGTCGACTCTCTCTCCGTTTCCAATTTTTCCTCCGGCTCCAATTACTCCTCCTCCATCACCGGCTTATGGAACGTCGGGTTCTCCGTCTACAACCCCAACAAGAAGATGTCCATCTCCTACGAGGAAGTTCAATCCCTCCTCTTCTATAAATCGGAGCTCATATCCCAGACGCGTATCCCACCGTTCAAACAGGGGAAGCGGAATCAGACGGTTATTGACGCGTCCTTCTCCGCCACCGCCACCTACGTGCACAGATGGGTCGTGAATGATATCAGCGGTGACAGGGCAGGTGGTTCTGTGAGCTTCAGTGTGATTGTTGATGCTAGGGTTCAGTTCCGAGCAGGCGGTTGGAGGGCGAGGAATCGGTTGCTTAGGGTCTTATGTGAAGGTTTGTCGGTCGGTATCTCCTCCAATAGTAGCGGCTCTGGGACGCTCGTCGGTGGAGCCAAGGACTGCAGGGTTGGTTTGTGA